A stretch of Paraburkholderia phenazinium DNA encodes these proteins:
- a CDS encoding polysaccharide deacetylase family protein has protein sequence MTDSRNMPEARDRARDPIATHGRFPYRPITDTDGFRWPGDTGLAVYLGFNIEHFAFGEGLGAALGPISPQPDVLNYSWREYGNRVGAWRCLELFDQLEMPAGTLINTALYDHCPELIAACVARGDELIGHGHTNAHRQSDLDEDAERELLVHCRERIAAQSGTAPSGWLSPWISESHLTPDLLAQTGYRYTLNWCHDDRPVRMATRGAPLWSIPYPQELNDLPMLVGRQMDACAFADMIVDQFDEMLEQANRGSKPQALVMGIALHPYLVGQPYRLRHLRRALQHIAAARSSGDVWVTTPGGIVAHMDEVERNAGTHQRTL, from the coding sequence ATGACAGACTCACGGAACATGCCTGAAGCGCGCGATCGCGCCCGCGACCCGATCGCAACGCATGGGCGCTTTCCTTATCGGCCTATTACGGATACCGACGGCTTTCGCTGGCCGGGAGACACCGGACTTGCGGTGTATCTGGGCTTCAATATCGAACACTTTGCTTTTGGCGAGGGTCTGGGCGCGGCGCTCGGCCCCATCTCGCCGCAGCCGGATGTGCTCAATTACAGCTGGCGCGAATACGGCAACCGGGTGGGCGCATGGCGTTGCCTCGAACTGTTCGACCAGCTCGAGATGCCGGCAGGTACGCTCATCAATACAGCGCTCTACGATCACTGCCCGGAGTTGATTGCCGCCTGCGTTGCACGTGGCGACGAACTGATCGGCCATGGACACACCAACGCGCACCGGCAGAGCGATCTCGACGAAGACGCCGAGCGCGAGCTGCTCGTGCATTGCCGCGAACGGATTGCGGCGCAAAGCGGCACGGCGCCTTCGGGCTGGCTCTCGCCGTGGATCTCCGAATCGCACCTGACGCCTGATCTGCTCGCGCAGACCGGCTATCGCTACACACTGAACTGGTGCCACGACGACCGGCCTGTGCGCATGGCGACCCGTGGTGCACCGCTATGGTCGATTCCTTATCCGCAGGAACTGAACGACTTGCCGATGCTGGTGGGCCGGCAGATGGACGCGTGCGCGTTTGCCGACATGATCGTCGATCAGTTCGACGAAATGCTCGAGCAGGCCAACCGCGGCAGCAAGCCCCAGGCGCTGGTGATGGGGATTGCCCTGCACCCCTATCTGGTGGGGCAGCCTTACCGGCTCCGTCATCTGCGCCGTGCGCTCCAGCATATTGCCGCGGCACGTTCGAGCGGTGACGTGTGGGTGACCACGCCAGGGGGCATCGTGGCACACATGGATGAAGTGGAGCGCAACGCGGGCACACATCAGAGAACACTATGA
- a CDS encoding GntR family transcriptional regulator has product MTVKSKAAATGQKTKDHDAEDDTAVEARIYQSIFDGVLDHRLTPGTKLPEPQLCQLFGVGRAVVRRVLEKLAYDGIVVLRPNKGAVIAAPTPEETREIFEARRALERTLVELAVEKASARDIEALRQQLAEEHKAMHRFDQPAWARLTSCFHLRIGALAGNSILQNYLTELISRTSLIVGVYEAPGNAPCEHDEHAAIVDCIEARDAAGAVARMTSHLRELEERIETSRMPGEKSLAQLLGMTEA; this is encoded by the coding sequence ATGACCGTGAAATCCAAGGCGGCCGCCACCGGGCAGAAGACCAAAGACCATGATGCCGAAGACGACACTGCGGTGGAAGCCCGCATCTATCAGTCGATCTTCGACGGTGTGCTCGACCATCGTCTGACGCCGGGCACGAAGCTGCCGGAGCCGCAGCTATGCCAGTTGTTCGGAGTAGGGCGCGCGGTCGTGCGGCGGGTGCTCGAAAAGCTGGCCTATGACGGTATCGTCGTCCTGCGGCCTAACAAGGGTGCGGTGATCGCAGCGCCCACTCCCGAGGAAACCCGCGAGATTTTTGAGGCACGCCGCGCGCTGGAGCGCACGCTCGTGGAACTGGCTGTGGAGAAGGCCAGTGCCCGCGATATCGAAGCACTGCGGCAGCAGCTTGCCGAGGAGCACAAGGCAATGCACCGCTTCGACCAACCGGCGTGGGCCCGCCTGACGAGCTGCTTTCATTTGCGCATCGGTGCGCTGGCCGGCAACTCGATCCTGCAAAACTATTTGACGGAGCTGATTTCGCGTACTTCGCTGATTGTTGGGGTATACGAAGCACCGGGCAATGCGCCGTGCGAGCACGACGAACATGCGGCGATCGTCGATTGCATCGAGGCGCGCGATGCAGCTGGCGCGGTCGCCCGCATGACCTCGCATCTGCGCGAGCTGGAAGAGCGTATCGAAACATCGCGCATGCCGGGTGAGAAGAGCCTCGCGCAATTGCTGGGGATGACCGAGGCCTGA
- the ggt gene encoding gamma-glutamyltransferase, producing the protein MHNPKLACSNGGMVTSPHALASAAGLDVLRTGGNAIEAAIAIGAALGVTYPHFTGLGGDAFWVIGDRNGLLRTVSGIGQAAAALPAFSGAIPVRGAAAALTTAATVDTWDQVYAISQSAWQGQTPWSTLFAKAIDYASNGFPITPSQHFWQSLRAGELQALPGFSKTFAPDGRIPAIGDRFVQPALARSLEHIARFGAREFYEGELAGRIARGLQEAGSPLTQADLAKTRARGEPPVRVAYRGGELVSMRPPTQGVTTLQIMGILERFDLGSIAEGSADYYHLLVEAVKCAFIDRDRFVCDPDFRTVPVDTMLADATLDAHARSISMQTARPWPHVFRPGDTVFIGATDRDGRSVSVLQTVYFDWGSGVVAGDTGILWHNRGASFSTDPTHHNALQPGKRPFHTLNPGMYLKDGRPHLLFGTQGADGQPQTLAAVLTRVIDYGMDPLSALARPRFLLGKTFSDTRDALKLEEDAGPDVFAALAARGHDVSAIPAQSPLAGHPGAIRIDADGTAYGAHDPRSDGRAMSVEDEDVDAAP; encoded by the coding sequence ATGCACAACCCAAAACTCGCCTGTTCCAATGGAGGCATGGTTACCAGTCCGCATGCGCTGGCCAGCGCCGCGGGGCTCGATGTGCTGCGCACAGGCGGCAATGCAATCGAGGCGGCGATCGCCATCGGCGCAGCGCTAGGTGTGACCTACCCGCATTTCACCGGCCTCGGTGGTGACGCATTCTGGGTGATCGGCGATCGCAACGGCCTGTTGCGCACCGTGTCGGGCATCGGCCAGGCGGCGGCTGCACTGCCTGCGTTCTCCGGCGCCATCCCTGTGCGCGGCGCTGCAGCCGCGCTAACCACAGCGGCGACCGTCGACACATGGGATCAGGTGTATGCGATCAGCCAGTCTGCATGGCAAGGCCAAACGCCCTGGTCGACGCTGTTCGCAAAGGCGATCGATTACGCTTCCAACGGCTTTCCCATCACGCCCTCGCAGCACTTCTGGCAAAGTCTGCGTGCGGGCGAACTGCAGGCACTGCCGGGCTTCTCGAAGACGTTTGCACCAGACGGCCGGATTCCTGCCATCGGCGATCGCTTCGTCCAACCCGCGCTGGCACGTAGCCTCGAGCACATCGCGCGCTTCGGTGCGCGCGAGTTTTATGAGGGCGAACTGGCCGGACGAATCGCGCGCGGCTTGCAGGAAGCCGGCTCGCCACTGACACAAGCCGACCTCGCGAAAACCCGCGCACGCGGCGAGCCTCCCGTGCGCGTCGCCTATCGTGGCGGTGAACTGGTAAGCATGCGCCCGCCCACGCAAGGTGTCACGACCTTGCAGATCATGGGCATCCTCGAACGCTTCGATCTCGGATCCATCGCAGAAGGCAGCGCCGACTATTACCATCTGCTTGTGGAAGCGGTGAAGTGCGCGTTCATCGACCGGGACCGCTTCGTCTGCGATCCGGATTTCCGGACTGTACCGGTCGACACGATGCTCGCGGATGCCACGCTCGACGCTCATGCCCGCTCCATCAGCATGCAGACCGCGCGTCCCTGGCCGCATGTGTTTCGCCCCGGCGACACGGTGTTCATCGGCGCCACGGATCGCGACGGCCGCAGCGTCAGCGTCCTGCAGACGGTCTACTTCGACTGGGGCAGTGGCGTCGTCGCAGGCGACACCGGGATTCTGTGGCACAACCGCGGCGCATCGTTCAGCACCGATCCCACGCATCACAATGCATTGCAGCCTGGCAAGCGGCCATTTCACACGCTTAACCCCGGCATGTATCTGAAGGATGGACGTCCGCACCTGCTGTTCGGCACGCAAGGAGCAGATGGTCAACCGCAAACGCTCGCGGCCGTGCTCACGCGCGTGATCGACTACGGCATGGACCCGCTCAGCGCCCTCGCCCGTCCGCGCTTTCTACTCGGCAAGACCTTCTCGGACACACGCGATGCGCTCAAACTCGAAGAGGATGCCGGCCCCGACGTATTCGCGGCGCTGGCCGCACGCGGTCATGATGTGAGCGCGATCCCGGCACAAAGTCCGCTTGCGGGCCATCCCGGCGCGATACGAATCGATGCGGACGGCACCGCCTACGGTGCGCACGACCCCCGCAGCGATGGCCGGGCCATGAGCGTTGAAGACGAAGACGTGGACGCTGCGCCCTGA
- a CDS encoding MgtC/SapB family protein: MTLDFVIRLLAAFACGIAIGLERQMRQRTAGLRTITLVASGACLFVTLGVLTGNGTGVTQIASYVVSGVGFLGGGVIMRDKGSIQGINTAATLWCAAAVGVLCGAGHYGPALAGTAIVLITNTVLREVSRAINTAPVSAADLVRDYTLTVVCREEDEIHIRAALSNSMSSTPLSFQSLTSRDYENDPRRIEVTATLKLHPKDQPKLEHIASRLSMEKGVSSVSWLGLEAQPTPE, encoded by the coding sequence ATGACACTCGATTTTGTTATCCGCCTGCTTGCCGCATTTGCGTGCGGCATTGCCATCGGCCTCGAGCGCCAGATGCGGCAACGCACAGCCGGGCTGCGCACCATTACGCTCGTCGCGAGCGGTGCGTGTCTGTTCGTCACACTTGGCGTGTTGACCGGAAACGGCACCGGGGTCACGCAAATTGCCTCGTATGTGGTGTCCGGCGTCGGCTTTCTCGGTGGCGGCGTCATCATGCGCGACAAGGGTTCGATTCAGGGCATCAATACGGCAGCGACGCTTTGGTGCGCGGCGGCCGTCGGCGTGCTATGCGGCGCGGGACACTACGGTCCCGCCCTCGCCGGGACCGCCATCGTGCTTATCACCAACACCGTGCTGCGCGAAGTGAGCCGTGCCATCAACACCGCGCCAGTGTCGGCGGCTGACCTCGTGCGCGATTACACGCTGACTGTAGTGTGCCGCGAGGAGGACGAAATCCATATCCGCGCAGCGCTGTCCAATTCGATGTCGTCGACGCCGTTATCGTTTCAGAGTCTCACGAGCCGCGACTACGAGAACGATCCACGACGTATCGAAGTCACCGCGACCCTTAAGCTGCATCCGAAGGATCAACCCAAGCTCGAGCACATCGCCAGCCGGCTAAGCATGGAAAAAGGCGTGTCGAGCGTGAGCTGGCTGGGGCTTGAAGCGCAGCCGACGCCGGAATAA
- a CDS encoding NRAMP family divalent metal transporter, with protein sequence MSGASLPKPKTSRNLRWLALWGPGLLVMLADCDAGNVVTAAQAGAQWGLQLLVVLLVLIPLLYMVQELTVRLGIFAGRGHGELIRSNFGPVWAWISAAGLVIAVLGSLVTEFTGVAGIGEMYGVSRSLTLPLAVFALIAVVLTGSHKRVDKAAILIGAFELTFFVVAWKAHPDIRNAFQQIKSLPFSNRQFGYMAAALIGATFNPWMVFYQQAAVADKKLTAQDYGAARAETALGAVLTQLLTAAVLVAAAATLSGDGKPHALESVGEISDALATVVGPHAGRFLFSAGVLGASMVAAIVCSLSLAWGLGEVAGYKRSLEDRPTGAPWFYGVYIVSVAGSAYLVWLAPNLVSLNVAAQVVNALMLPLVVGLLIALSVTSLSRQHRPRGLYLWLVSGVAALVSVAAIVGAVSGWMS encoded by the coding sequence ATGTCCGGCGCATCTCTGCCCAAACCGAAGACCTCCCGCAATCTGCGTTGGCTTGCCCTTTGGGGCCCCGGCCTGCTCGTCATGCTGGCCGATTGCGACGCCGGCAATGTCGTCACTGCTGCGCAAGCGGGCGCTCAATGGGGACTGCAGTTGCTGGTGGTGCTGCTTGTCCTGATCCCGTTGCTTTACATGGTCCAGGAACTCACGGTGAGGCTCGGCATCTTCGCGGGCCGCGGCCATGGCGAACTGATCCGCTCGAACTTCGGTCCCGTGTGGGCATGGATCTCTGCCGCTGGCCTCGTGATTGCGGTACTCGGCTCGCTGGTCACGGAGTTCACAGGCGTAGCGGGCATCGGTGAAATGTATGGTGTGTCGCGCTCCCTGACTTTACCCCTTGCCGTGTTTGCCTTGATAGCCGTGGTGCTGACCGGCTCGCACAAGCGCGTCGACAAGGCGGCCATCCTGATCGGCGCCTTCGAGTTGACGTTCTTCGTGGTGGCCTGGAAAGCCCACCCCGATATCCGTAACGCTTTCCAGCAAATAAAAAGCCTCCCGTTCAGCAATCGCCAGTTTGGTTATATGGCAGCTGCGCTGATCGGAGCGACCTTCAATCCGTGGATGGTGTTCTATCAACAGGCCGCGGTCGCCGATAAAAAACTCACGGCACAAGACTACGGCGCGGCTCGCGCAGAAACAGCGTTGGGCGCCGTCCTTACCCAGTTGCTGACAGCAGCGGTGCTGGTCGCCGCTGCCGCCACGCTGTCGGGTGACGGCAAACCGCATGCGCTCGAGAGCGTCGGCGAGATCAGCGACGCGCTCGCCACGGTCGTCGGCCCGCACGCCGGACGCTTCCTGTTTAGCGCGGGTGTGCTCGGGGCGTCGATGGTGGCGGCCATCGTCTGTTCGCTGTCGCTCGCCTGGGGGCTCGGTGAAGTGGCGGGCTACAAGCGCTCGCTCGAAGACCGTCCCACCGGTGCGCCATGGTTTTACGGCGTGTACATCGTGTCCGTCGCCGGCAGTGCGTATCTTGTCTGGCTTGCGCCGAACCTCGTGTCGTTGAACGTCGCCGCTCAGGTGGTCAATGCCTTGATGTTGCCTCTGGTGGTCGGCCTGCTTATCGCCCTTAGCGTGACCTCGCTTTCCAGACAACACCGTCCGCGTGGTCTTTACCTTTGGCTGGTGTCAGGCGTGGCGGCACTGGTTAGCGTCGCCGCTATTGTTGGCGCAGTCTCGGGTTGGATGTCCTGA
- a CDS encoding PTS sugar transporter subunit IIA yields MTSLRALLGTGKSRVQPRSHAPAGRNVMMHVTLDAQHATPLRQALTRDCGDQPWTIRVAPLPGTGRVRLSLYLPKTAVDGAIQRVAVLAPTAELGQLFEVPDTVTDSWRGLMHAETPPRINVSSESEVEVSQEDENAVAGSAIAQLMSRDHVLLGLDVADRQALFDELGRFFQQRYGLPADAVTAGLAAREAMGSTGLGQGVAVPHGQIKGLREAMVLYVRPATPIAFDAPDGKPVGDIVVLLVPKWANTAHLRLLAEVAERFCDQQFREQLHACEDEHAVCQLFVEYEAA; encoded by the coding sequence ATGACAAGCCTGCGGGCTCTTCTCGGAACAGGCAAGAGCCGGGTACAACCCCGATCCCACGCCCCCGCGGGCCGCAACGTGATGATGCACGTCACGCTCGACGCACAACACGCCACACCTTTACGCCAGGCGCTGACCCGCGACTGCGGCGACCAGCCTTGGACCATCCGGGTTGCGCCACTGCCCGGAACGGGCCGCGTGCGGCTCTCTCTCTATCTGCCCAAGACCGCAGTCGATGGCGCGATCCAGCGTGTGGCCGTTCTGGCGCCCACGGCGGAATTGGGTCAACTGTTCGAAGTCCCCGATACGGTTACCGATAGCTGGCGTGGCTTGATGCACGCCGAGACCCCGCCACGTATCAACGTGTCCAGCGAGTCTGAAGTGGAGGTGTCGCAGGAGGATGAGAATGCCGTTGCAGGTAGCGCAATCGCACAACTGATGTCGCGGGATCACGTGCTGCTCGGTCTGGACGTCGCGGACCGGCAAGCTCTGTTCGACGAACTCGGCCGCTTTTTCCAGCAACGCTATGGGTTGCCGGCGGACGCTGTGACCGCTGGCCTTGCCGCGCGAGAAGCGATGGGCTCGACGGGACTGGGTCAGGGCGTGGCGGTTCCGCATGGCCAGATCAAGGGTCTGCGCGAGGCGATGGTGCTGTACGTCAGGCCGGCCACGCCGATCGCCTTCGATGCGCCGGACGGAAAACCGGTTGGCGATATCGTGGTGCTGCTCGTGCCGAAATGGGCCAATACCGCGCATTTGCGTCTGCTGGCGGAAGTGGCGGAGCGATTTTGCGACCAGCAGTTCCGTGAACAGCTTCATGCCTGCGAAGATGAGCATGCCGTCTGCCAGCTGTTTGTCGAGTACGAGGCGGCTTGA
- a CDS encoding 4-hydroxy-tetrahydrodipicolinate synthase family protein — translation MYSGIWLPLVTPMRNGEVDIDALQHLAEYYSRTEISGMVALGTTGEAALLSETERVTVLQAITDAVGSRLPVLVGVGGSDTREVIRELRRYEHWDCSGYLVSPPSYICPDQAGVQWHFEQIALATDRSIVLYDVPHRSGVAIAPETVARLTELDNVVAIKECVKDHFDKLRSAPISLLCGTDDAFLDCLRSGGAGGILASAHVCADLLIEVQALVESDHVAEAQTLFTSLLPVIKLLFSAPNPSAIKAMLAFDHPMTDETRMPITRASAQLVASLGTAREALQDLRAEFAGAAH, via the coding sequence ATGTATTCAGGCATCTGGTTGCCGCTCGTTACGCCGATGCGCAACGGCGAGGTCGACATCGACGCGCTACAGCATCTGGCGGAGTACTACTCGCGCACCGAGATCAGCGGCATGGTGGCGCTGGGCACAACCGGCGAAGCCGCGCTGCTGTCCGAGACCGAACGCGTCACGGTGCTGCAGGCTATCACCGACGCAGTTGGCAGCCGCCTGCCGGTACTGGTCGGCGTCGGCGGGTCGGACACACGCGAAGTGATCCGCGAGCTACGCCGCTATGAACATTGGGACTGCAGCGGCTATCTGGTCTCACCCCCTTCGTATATCTGTCCCGATCAGGCCGGCGTGCAATGGCACTTCGAACAGATTGCGCTCGCAACCGACCGCTCGATCGTGCTGTACGACGTACCGCATCGAAGCGGCGTCGCCATCGCGCCTGAGACGGTCGCGCGCCTGACCGAACTGGACAACGTCGTGGCGATCAAGGAGTGCGTAAAAGATCACTTCGACAAACTGCGTAGCGCGCCCATCAGTCTACTCTGCGGCACGGACGATGCGTTCCTCGACTGCCTGCGTTCCGGCGGCGCGGGTGGGATTCTCGCCAGTGCGCATGTCTGCGCCGATCTGCTGATCGAAGTGCAGGCGCTCGTCGAATCGGACCATGTAGCAGAAGCGCAAACGCTCTTCACGAGCCTGCTGCCGGTCATCAAGCTGCTGTTCTCCGCGCCCAACCCGTCTGCGATCAAGGCCATGCTGGCGTTCGATCACCCCATGACGGACGAGACGCGCATGCCGATCACGCGAGCCTCCGCGCAACTGGTGGCGAGCCTGGGTACTGCTCGCGAAGCTTTGCAGGATTTGCGCGCGGAGTTTGCTGGAGCGGCTCACTAA
- a CDS encoding GH1 family beta-glucosidase, with protein MANDVSALSQDLNGDPFSPSADSVLWRKQFLLGAATASYQIEGAVHEDGRLPSIWDTFSATPGKVLAGDTGEVACDHYHRWEADFDLLSSLNFEAYRLSIAWPRIMDEHGKPNQKGLDFYKRLLGRLKEKGLKTFVTLYHWDLPQHLEDRGGWLNRDTAYRFADYADLMSRELAGQVDAWMTLNEPWCSAYLGYGNGHHAPGLSNARFATQAMHHLLLAHGLAIPVLRANDPASLKGIVANVGRGTANSESGADRRAAHLFEVQHNAWILDPLLKGAYPDDLFELWPGTEPLVLDGDLKTISAPLDFLGINYYFRTNVKSDGAHGFTEVPLEGVERTQMGWEVHPDGLRDLLIGFNKNYANLPPIYITENGMASDDQVIEGRVDDLQRISFLKRHLAAVDSAVKAGVDIRGYFVWSLMDNFEWAFGYERRFGVVHVDYDTQKRTIKHSAELIAKFLAERKARN; from the coding sequence GTGGCAAACGACGTATCCGCGCTGTCCCAGGACCTGAACGGTGATCCGTTCTCGCCATCGGCCGATTCGGTGCTCTGGCGCAAGCAGTTCCTGCTCGGCGCGGCTACCGCGTCGTATCAGATCGAGGGAGCCGTTCATGAAGACGGGCGTCTGCCGTCGATCTGGGACACCTTCTCAGCCACTCCAGGCAAAGTGCTGGCCGGCGATACAGGCGAGGTGGCCTGCGATCACTATCATCGCTGGGAAGCCGATTTCGACCTTCTGAGCTCGCTCAATTTCGAGGCCTATCGTCTCTCGATTGCATGGCCGCGCATCATGGACGAACACGGCAAACCGAACCAGAAGGGCCTCGACTTCTACAAGCGCCTGCTCGGCCGTCTCAAGGAGAAGGGCCTCAAGACCTTTGTCACGCTGTACCACTGGGACTTGCCGCAGCATCTGGAAGATCGCGGTGGCTGGCTCAACCGCGACACCGCTTACCGCTTCGCCGACTACGCAGACCTGATGAGCCGCGAACTCGCGGGCCAGGTCGATGCATGGATGACCCTCAACGAGCCGTGGTGCTCGGCATATCTCGGCTACGGTAACGGTCATCATGCGCCGGGTCTGTCGAATGCGCGCTTTGCCACCCAGGCCATGCATCATCTGCTGCTTGCACACGGCTTGGCGATTCCGGTGTTGCGCGCCAATGATCCGGCGTCGCTGAAAGGGATCGTCGCCAACGTGGGCAGAGGCACCGCAAATTCGGAAAGTGGCGCTGATCGCCGCGCCGCGCATCTGTTCGAAGTTCAGCACAATGCGTGGATTCTCGACCCGCTATTGAAGGGCGCGTATCCGGACGATCTGTTCGAACTCTGGCCGGGTACCGAGCCGCTGGTGCTCGACGGCGATCTGAAGACTATTTCCGCACCGCTCGACTTCCTGGGTATCAACTACTACTTCCGCACCAACGTGAAGAGCGACGGCGCGCATGGCTTTACCGAGGTCCCGCTGGAAGGTGTCGAGCGCACGCAGATGGGCTGGGAGGTGCACCCTGATGGGCTGCGCGATCTCCTGATCGGTTTTAACAAGAACTACGCGAACCTGCCGCCGATCTATATCACTGAGAACGGTATGGCTTCAGATGACCAGGTGATCGAGGGCCGCGTCGACGATCTGCAACGGATCTCGTTCCTCAAGCGCCACCTTGCAGCGGTGGACAGCGCGGTCAAGGCTGGTGTCGATATTCGGGGTTATTTCGTCTGGTCGCTGATGGACAATTTCGAATGGGCCTTCGGTTATGAACGGCGCTTTGGCGTGGTGCACGTCGACTACGATACGCAAAAGCGCACCATCAAACACAGTGCCGAGCTGATCGCAAAGTTCCTGGCAGAACGTAAGGCACGCAACTGA
- a CDS encoding ABC transporter substrate-binding protein, whose product MNCRRKLLSGIALALALNGVVAHADPLKANVIHWWTSGGESAAIKQFADAYNKAGGLWVDNAVAGADQARSTAINRIVGGDPPTAAQFNTSKQFHDLIDQGMLNNVDTVAAKENWNAIFPQSILESIKVNGHFYAAPVDIHMQDWFFYSKPAFKKAGIAAEPQTFDELFTDLDKLKAAGYIPLALGGQAWQEKITFDAVFADVGGTDLYMKVYRDRDQNAVNSAAFKNVLTTFKRLHNYVDPGSPGRNWNDATALVISGKAGMQIMGDWAKGEFSAANQVAGKDFGCFPGFGPHSPYMVAGDVFVFPKTDNANAIKAQNLLATVMTSPEAQVAFSAKKGSIPIRPDVDTSSLDICAKEGIAIMKDKSRQLPNPEMLISPDVQGALTDVITNFWNKNESAEDAQKAFASALKS is encoded by the coding sequence ATGAACTGCAGAAGGAAACTCTTGAGCGGCATTGCCTTGGCCCTCGCTCTCAATGGCGTGGTTGCCCATGCCGATCCGTTGAAGGCCAACGTGATCCACTGGTGGACCTCGGGCGGCGAATCTGCCGCGATCAAGCAGTTCGCGGATGCGTACAACAAGGCCGGTGGCCTGTGGGTCGATAACGCGGTGGCCGGTGCCGATCAGGCACGCTCCACGGCCATCAACCGGATCGTAGGCGGCGATCCACCCACAGCAGCGCAGTTCAATACGTCCAAGCAGTTTCATGACCTGATCGATCAGGGCATGCTCAACAATGTCGACACGGTAGCCGCCAAGGAAAACTGGAACGCCATTTTCCCGCAGTCGATTCTCGAGTCTATCAAGGTCAACGGGCACTTCTATGCCGCGCCCGTCGACATTCATATGCAGGACTGGTTCTTCTATTCGAAGCCTGCGTTCAAGAAGGCGGGCATTGCAGCGGAGCCGCAGACCTTCGATGAACTGTTCACCGATCTCGACAAGCTGAAAGCCGCCGGCTACATTCCGCTCGCGCTGGGCGGCCAGGCATGGCAGGAAAAAATCACCTTCGATGCGGTGTTTGCCGATGTCGGCGGCACGGACCTCTATATGAAGGTCTATCGCGACCGCGACCAGAATGCGGTGAATTCGGCTGCGTTCAAGAATGTGCTGACCACCTTCAAGCGCCTGCACAACTACGTGGATCCGGGTTCGCCCGGCCGCAACTGGAATGACGCGACGGCGTTGGTGATTTCCGGCAAGGCGGGCATGCAGATCATGGGCGACTGGGCAAAGGGCGAGTTCTCTGCGGCCAACCAGGTGGCGGGCAAGGATTTCGGCTGCTTCCCGGGTTTTGGTCCGCATTCGCCGTATATGGTGGCGGGCGACGTCTTCGTATTCCCGAAGACAGACAACGCCAACGCGATCAAGGCGCAGAACCTGCTCGCGACTGTCATGACTTCTCCTGAGGCGCAGGTGGCCTTTAGCGCGAAGAAAGGCTCGATCCCGATCCGTCCGGACGTGGATACCTCGAGCCTCGATATCTGCGCGAAAGAGGGCATTGCGATCATGAAGGACAAGTCGCGCCAGTTGCCGAATCCGGAAATGCTGATTTCGCCGGACGTGCAGGGTGCGCTGACCGACGTCATCACCAACTTCTGGAACAAGAACGAGTCGGCTGAAGATGCGCAAAAGGCGTTTGCCAGCGCGCTGAAGAGCTGA
- a CDS encoding carbohydrate ABC transporter permease gives MRALGLASASRRPARRSKPLGRRWPLAAWIALLPMVVTVVFAYLGTMLWTAKVSFTLSRTFPSDRFAGVSQYVRLFQNDRWMVSLQHIVIYGVLFIIACMVIGLLLAIFIDQRVVAEGALRTVFLYPYAMSFVATGLVWQWILNPQLGIQEVLHRIGFAHARFDWIVDQDWVIYTLVIATVWQASGLVMALLLAGLRGIDDEIWKAARIDGIPRWRVYASIVVPMLKTSMSTAFVLLFVMVVKLYDAVVAMTLGGPGTASEVPAKFIMDYLFGRANIGLASAASVVLLTTVLAILAPFFYVRSRAAFRKDV, from the coding sequence ATGCGCGCACTCGGCCTGGCCTCGGCATCTCGACGACCGGCGAGGCGGTCGAAGCCGCTTGGGCGGCGCTGGCCGCTCGCCGCCTGGATTGCGCTGTTGCCGATGGTGGTGACGGTCGTTTTTGCCTACCTTGGCACGATGCTATGGACGGCTAAGGTATCGTTTACCTTGTCGCGCACGTTTCCTTCCGATCGCTTCGCCGGGGTGTCGCAATACGTGCGGCTGTTTCAGAACGATCGCTGGATGGTGTCGCTGCAGCACATCGTGATCTATGGCGTGTTGTTTATCATCGCGTGCATGGTGATCGGTTTGCTGCTGGCGATCTTTATCGATCAGAGAGTGGTGGCAGAGGGCGCATTGCGTACGGTATTTCTGTATCCGTATGCGATGTCGTTTGTCGCCACCGGTCTCGTCTGGCAGTGGATTCTCAATCCCCAACTGGGCATACAGGAGGTATTGCATCGCATCGGCTTTGCGCACGCACGCTTCGACTGGATCGTCGATCAGGACTGGGTGATCTATACGCTCGTGATCGCCACGGTCTGGCAGGCCTCCGGGCTCGTAATGGCGTTGTTGCTGGCCGGCCTGCGCGGCATCGACGACGAGATCTGGAAGGCGGCACGCATCGACGGCATTCCACGCTGGCGGGTCTATGCGAGTATCGTGGTGCCGATGCTCAAGACCTCGATGTCCACCGCATTCGTGCTGCTGTTCGTGATGGTGGTGAAGCTATACGACGCAGTGGTAGCGATGACCCTGGGCGGCCCTGGCACGGCGAGCGAAGTGCCGGCCAAGTTCATCATGGATTACCTGTTTGGCCGCGCCAATATCGGACTTGCCTCCGCGGCGTCGGTCGTATTGTTGACCACCGTGCTGGCAATTCTCGCGCCGTTCTTCTATGTGCGCAGTCGCGCCGCCTTCCGAAAGGACGTCTGA